One window of Vitis riparia cultivar Riparia Gloire de Montpellier isolate 1030 chromosome 5, EGFV_Vit.rip_1.0, whole genome shotgun sequence genomic DNA carries:
- the LOC117914980 gene encoding probable galacturonosyltransferase-like 4 codes for MAFWSSSMLPLLGLLSLFFLHPFSTSSSVHAIRLGAVVRRPSPDVPIFREAPAFRNGDACGTRDADGIHVSMTLDANYLRGTMAAVLSILQHSTCPENLSFHFLSAQHVPEIVSRIQATFPYLNFRVYRFDSNRVRGKISKSIRRALDQPLNYARIYLADILPANVRRVIYLDSDLVMVDDISNLWGVDLGDKVVAAPEYCHANFTKYFTDEFWSSAEMAKTFKGRSPCYFNTGVMVVDVDRWRKGGYTQKVEEWMAVQKQNRIYDLGSLPPFLLVLAGNIKAVDHRWNQHGLGGDNLEGKCRNLHPGPISLLHWSGKGKPWLRLDSRKPCAVDHLWAPYDLYRSSRVSLEE; via the coding sequence ATGGCCTTCTGGAGCTCCTCTATGCTCCCACTCCTCGGCCTCCTGTCTCTCTTCTTCCTTCACCCCTTCTCTACCTCATCCTCCGTCCATGCCATTCGTCTTGGTGCCGTAGTCCGTAGGCCCTCCCCGGACGTCCCCATTTTCCGGGAAGCTCCTGCTTTCCGAAATGGGGACGCCTGTGGGACCCGGGACGCTGACGGCATTCATGTCTCCATGACCCTCGATGCCAATTATCTTCGCGGTACCATGGCTGCTGTGTTGTCCATTTTGCAGCACTCCACTTGCCCGGAGAACTTGTCCTTCCACTTCCTTTCTGCTCAGCACGTGCCTGAGATTGTTTCAAGAATCCAAGCTACCTTCCCTTACCTCAACTTCAGAGTGTATCGCTTTGATTCCAACCGGGTTAGAGGGAAGATCTCCAAGTCCATTAGACGAGCTTTGGATCAGCCTCTGAATTATGCCAGAATTTATCTTGCAGACATACTTCCGGCCAATGTAAGGCGGGTTATATACCTTGACTCGGACCTTGTAATGGTGGACGACATATCCAACCTGTGGGGTGTGGATTTGGGTGACAAGGTGGTGGCGGCACCGGAGTACTGTCACGCCAACTTCACCAAGTACTTCACCGATGAGTTCTGGTCGAGCGCTGAAATGGCGAAAACATTTAAAGGGAGAAGTCCATGCTACTTCAACACGGGAGTGATGGTGGTAGATGTGGATAGATGGAGAAAAGGGGGGTACACACAGAAAGTTGAGGAGTGGATGGCAGTGCAGAAGCAGAACAGAATATACGACCTGGGCTCGTTGCCACCATTTCTACTGGTACTTGCGGGGAACATAAAAGCAGTAGATCATAGATGGAACCAACATGGGCTGGGTGGAGACAACTTGGAAGGGAAATGCAGGAACCTCCATCCAGGGCCCATAAGCCTACTCCATTGGAGTGGGAAGGGGAAGCCATGGTTGAGGTTAGACTCCAGGAAACCATGTGCAGTTGATCATCTCTGGGCTCCCTACGACCTCTACAGATCCTCCAGAGTATCACTGgaagaatga